In Streptomyces chartreusis, the following proteins share a genomic window:
- a CDS encoding BNR repeat-containing protein, which translates to MKRRTLLGAALAGAVVTPALASGTARAADPGPSLTLTGTTTLDTQAIYFVSYDGLVNNNAFQKNGLLTHKGHQYAAWYTADRGAVVGRRALGAGTWSTLKVGHTLRYNDSHNVISMGISKVDGRLHLNMDSHSDGFTYIKSAAGLLDDPAGLSWTASRFGAPQSTLDGLALTSQFTYPQFVSTPEGKLQLSYRVAVSGNGRNALAEYDGSAWTNLGEWSSSTGTYTSEHGSSTARNMYLHGIDYDRAGRLHSFFTWREQNGAVMCSGGGITNHDTGYVYSDDRGRTWRNSAGSVVGTTGGSDKVAVTDSGLVIDPLNPDHSLMNQESQFTDSAGLPHAIISYVPGRFGQCTTNYVADRTANGRAFHVRRNASGTWQKTEIPVPLNSSQRTKLILDKYDNAYAIFPFCRIAGASKASGYSDWAILYDGVGAGLNAFGEVVIDETRVAQDNFLSIMYQEKSSGTTPSALRNLNFRLPA; encoded by the coding sequence ATGAAGAGACGTACCCTGCTGGGCGCCGCACTCGCCGGAGCCGTCGTGACCCCCGCCCTCGCCTCCGGCACCGCCCGCGCCGCCGACCCCGGCCCGTCCCTCACCCTGACGGGCACCACCACCCTCGACACCCAGGCCATCTACTTCGTGTCGTACGACGGCCTGGTCAACAACAACGCCTTCCAGAAGAACGGCCTGCTGACCCACAAGGGCCATCAGTACGCCGCCTGGTACACCGCCGACCGGGGCGCCGTCGTCGGCCGCCGCGCACTCGGCGCCGGCACCTGGTCCACCCTCAAGGTCGGTCACACCCTGCGCTACAACGACTCCCACAACGTCATCTCGATGGGAATCTCCAAGGTCGACGGCCGCCTCCACCTCAACATGGACTCGCACAGCGACGGCTTCACCTACATCAAGTCGGCCGCCGGACTGCTCGACGACCCGGCCGGCCTGAGCTGGACCGCCAGCCGCTTCGGCGCACCCCAGTCGACGCTCGACGGCCTCGCCCTCACCTCGCAGTTCACCTACCCGCAGTTCGTCTCCACCCCGGAGGGCAAACTCCAGCTCAGCTACCGCGTCGCCGTCTCCGGCAACGGCCGCAACGCCCTGGCCGAGTACGACGGTTCGGCCTGGACGAATCTGGGGGAGTGGAGCAGCTCCACCGGCACCTACACCAGCGAGCACGGCTCCTCGACCGCCCGCAACATGTACCTGCACGGCATCGACTACGACCGGGCCGGACGCCTGCACTCCTTCTTCACCTGGCGCGAGCAGAACGGCGCCGTGATGTGCTCCGGCGGCGGCATCACCAACCACGACACCGGCTACGTCTACTCCGACGACCGCGGCCGCACCTGGCGCAACAGCGCGGGCTCCGTGGTCGGCACCACCGGCGGCTCCGACAAGGTCGCCGTCACCGACAGCGGACTGGTGATCGACCCGCTCAACCCGGACCACTCCCTGATGAACCAGGAGAGCCAGTTCACCGACTCCGCCGGCCTGCCGCACGCGATCATCAGCTACGTCCCCGGCCGGTTCGGGCAGTGCACCACCAACTACGTCGCCGACCGCACCGCGAACGGCCGCGCCTTCCATGTCCGCAGGAACGCCTCGGGCACCTGGCAGAAGACCGAGATCCCGGTCCCGCTGAACTCCAGCCAGCGCACCAAGCTGATCCTGGACAAGTACGACAACGCCTACGCGATCTTCCCGTTCTGCCGGATCGCCGGAGCCTCCAAGGCCTCCGGGTACTCGGACTGGGCGATCCTGTACGACGGTGTCGGCGCCGGGCTGAACGCCTTCGGTGAGGTCGTGATCGACGAGACCCGCGTCGCGCAGGACAACTTCCTGTCGATCATGTACCAGGAGAAGTCCAGCGGTACTACGCCCTCGGCCCTGCGCAACCTCAACTTCCGCCTGCCTGCCTGA
- a CDS encoding L-rhamnose mutarotase, with amino-acid sequence MQRVCFLLKVRADRLDEYRERHAAVWPEMLQALSATGWHNYSLFLRDDGLLVGYLETEDFAAAVAGMEATDVNARWQADMAPFFESLDGARPDEAMKPLTEVFHLA; translated from the coding sequence ATGCAGCGCGTGTGCTTCCTGCTGAAGGTCAGGGCGGACCGCCTCGACGAGTACCGCGAGCGGCACGCGGCCGTGTGGCCCGAGATGCTCCAAGCGCTCTCGGCCACCGGCTGGCACAACTACTCGCTCTTCCTGCGTGACGACGGCCTGCTCGTCGGCTACCTGGAGACCGAGGACTTCGCCGCCGCCGTGGCCGGCATGGAAGCCACCGACGTCAACGCCCGCTGGCAGGCGGACATGGCGCCGTTCTTCGAGTCACTGGACGGCGCCCGGCCCGACGAGGCCATGAAGCCCCTCACGGAAGTGTTCCACCTCGCCTGA
- the rhaS gene encoding rhamnose ABC transporter substrate-binding protein: MRKSSLRRVCVTLAAVTSLALAATACGGTTKEDVKDEGASAATAGKADPNAELKKGLTVGFLPKQVNNPYFTSADKGGEAALKELGSSYKEVGPSSATDTAGQVSYVNTLTQQQVDAMAVSAQDPGALCTALKQAMKNGIKVVTYDSDTTAGCRNAFVSQASAEDLGRTEVQLLAEQLDYKGEIAILSAAQTATNQNTWIDFMKDELKDPKYKDMKLVKVAYGDDDAQKSFQQTQGLLQEYPNLKGIISPTTVGIKAAAQYLSGSKYKGKVKLTGLGTPNDMRKYVKNGTVEAFELWDPAKLGELAARTSVALVSGQITGKEGETFKAGDMGDYTIGKDGVISLGKPTVFDAKNIDQFNF; the protein is encoded by the coding sequence ATGCGTAAGTCATCCCTCCGGCGTGTCTGTGTGACCCTCGCCGCCGTCACCTCCCTCGCTCTCGCGGCCACCGCCTGCGGCGGTACCACCAAGGAGGACGTCAAGGACGAAGGGGCCTCCGCTGCCACCGCCGGCAAGGCCGATCCGAATGCCGAGCTGAAGAAGGGGCTGACCGTCGGGTTCCTGCCCAAGCAGGTCAACAACCCCTACTTCACCTCCGCGGACAAGGGCGGCGAGGCGGCCCTGAAGGAGCTGGGGTCCAGCTACAAGGAGGTCGGGCCGAGCAGTGCCACCGACACCGCCGGGCAGGTGAGTTACGTCAACACGCTCACCCAGCAGCAGGTCGACGCGATGGCCGTGTCCGCGCAGGACCCGGGCGCCCTGTGCACCGCGCTGAAGCAGGCCATGAAGAACGGCATCAAGGTCGTCACCTACGACTCCGACACCACCGCCGGCTGCCGCAACGCCTTCGTCTCGCAGGCCTCCGCCGAGGACCTGGGCCGCACCGAGGTGCAGCTGCTCGCCGAGCAGCTGGACTACAAGGGCGAGATCGCGATCCTGTCCGCCGCGCAGACCGCGACGAACCAGAACACCTGGATCGACTTCATGAAGGACGAGCTCAAGGACCCCAAGTACAAGGACATGAAGCTCGTCAAGGTCGCCTACGGCGACGACGACGCCCAGAAGTCCTTCCAGCAGACCCAGGGCCTGCTCCAGGAATACCCGAACCTGAAGGGGATCATCTCCCCGACCACGGTCGGCATCAAGGCGGCCGCCCAGTACCTGTCGGGCTCCAAGTACAAGGGCAAGGTCAAGCTGACCGGCCTCGGCACCCCCAACGACATGCGCAAGTACGTCAAGAACGGCACGGTCGAGGCGTTCGAGCTGTGGGACCCGGCGAAGCTCGGCGAGCTGGCCGCCCGTACCTCCGTGGCCCTGGTCTCCGGGCAGATCACCGGCAAGGAGGGCGAGACCTTCAAGGCCGGCGACATGGGTGACTACACCATCGGCAAGGACGGCGTGATCAGCCTCGGCAAGCCGACCGTCTTCGACGCCAAGAACATCGACCAGTTCAACTTCTGA
- a CDS encoding ABC transporter permease: protein MADFSLARAVRWDTVVGALLVVVLLLSFTTVDGFGNALNLSFLIGNTLPIALIALPMTLLVVSGEIDLSVASTAGLSGAVMGALWNQGMTIETIIPICLLLGVVCGLINGLLVTRLGLPSLAVTIGTLAAYRGIAQIVLGSDAVTDFPTQYLDFAAGRIGDTFVPYAFLPFLVLLAIAVVALHATPFGRSLFAIGASEEAARFAGIRVKRQKLILFTVTGLMASLTGIFWALHYASARYDNATGLELSVVAAVLLGGIDFDGGKGTLGGAIAGVFLLGALQNVMSLQDVSAQSQIVVTGVLLVLSVLGPRVARQIAVVRAQSSG, encoded by the coding sequence ATGGCTGACTTCTCGCTCGCGCGCGCCGTTCGCTGGGACACGGTCGTCGGCGCCCTCCTCGTCGTCGTGCTCCTGCTGTCCTTCACCACGGTCGACGGCTTCGGCAACGCCCTGAACCTGTCGTTCCTGATCGGCAACACGCTGCCCATCGCACTGATCGCCCTGCCGATGACCCTGCTCGTGGTCTCGGGCGAGATCGATCTGTCGGTGGCGTCCACGGCGGGCCTCTCGGGCGCGGTGATGGGCGCACTGTGGAACCAGGGCATGACGATCGAGACGATCATCCCGATCTGCCTGCTGCTCGGTGTCGTGTGCGGCCTGATCAACGGGCTGCTGGTGACCAGGCTGGGGCTGCCGTCCCTCGCCGTCACCATCGGCACCCTCGCCGCCTACCGCGGCATCGCGCAGATCGTGCTCGGTTCCGACGCGGTGACCGACTTCCCCACCCAGTACCTGGACTTCGCCGCCGGACGCATCGGCGACACCTTCGTCCCGTACGCCTTCCTGCCCTTCCTGGTCCTGCTCGCCATCGCCGTGGTGGCGCTGCACGCCACGCCGTTCGGGCGGTCGCTGTTCGCGATCGGGGCGAGCGAGGAGGCGGCGCGGTTCGCCGGGATCCGCGTCAAGCGGCAGAAGCTGATCCTGTTCACGGTGACGGGGCTGATGGCGTCGCTCACCGGGATCTTCTGGGCGCTGCATTACGCGAGCGCTCGCTATGACAACGCCACAGGTCTCGAACTCTCCGTCGTTGCCGCTGTGTTGCTCGGGGGCATCGACTTCGACGGAGGCAAGGGCACGTTGGGCGGTGCCATCGCCGGGGTGTTTCTGCTGGGGGCGCTGCAGAACGTGATGAGCCTTCAGGACGTTTCGGCGCAGTCGCAAATCGTGGTCACGGGTGTCCTGCTCGTGCTTTCCGTCCTCGGGCCGCGGGTGGCTCGGCAAATCGCCGTTGTGCGGGCTCAGTCATCCGGCTGA
- a CDS encoding ABC transporter permease, which produces MTVTTPQEAPATDVAKSSGTRLVDRVFKMRELAILAVFVVMIVVTQLGNSEFLTEQGIKDLLLNATILVLVATGQSLVVITRNVDLSVGSTLGISAFAAGTFLQGGGNPVLAVLLAVLVGVGFGLLNGLLVSLGQVPALVVTLGTLYIIRGIDSIWVGSRQITAADLPDGFVDFGSGGISAVPWLALIAIVVLVVTAYYLKHYGSGRELYALGSNPEAARLAGIPVRKRILAAYTFCGGLAGLAGALYLARFGNVDSGTGNGYELTVVSAVVVGGVVFTGGSGSVYGAALGALLLTSINSVLPALGVSSVWVLAINGILLILAIAVDRIVALRVATALKKRNARHG; this is translated from the coding sequence ATGACGGTCACCACTCCCCAAGAGGCTCCCGCGACCGACGTGGCCAAGTCCAGCGGCACCCGCCTGGTCGACCGCGTCTTCAAGATGCGCGAACTCGCCATCCTGGCCGTCTTCGTGGTGATGATCGTCGTCACCCAGCTGGGCAACAGCGAGTTCCTCACCGAGCAGGGCATCAAGGACCTGCTGCTGAACGCGACGATCCTCGTCCTGGTCGCCACGGGCCAGTCCCTGGTGGTGATCACACGGAACGTCGACCTGTCGGTCGGCTCCACGCTCGGCATCAGCGCCTTCGCCGCCGGTACGTTCCTCCAGGGCGGCGGGAACCCGGTCCTGGCCGTGCTCCTGGCGGTCCTGGTGGGTGTCGGCTTCGGCCTGCTGAACGGCCTGCTCGTCAGCCTCGGCCAGGTCCCCGCGCTCGTGGTCACCCTCGGCACGCTCTACATCATCCGCGGCATCGACTCCATCTGGGTCGGCTCCCGCCAGATCACCGCGGCCGATCTCCCCGACGGCTTCGTCGACTTCGGCTCCGGCGGCATCTCCGCCGTGCCGTGGCTGGCACTCATCGCGATCGTGGTCCTCGTGGTCACCGCGTACTACCTCAAGCACTACGGCAGCGGCCGCGAGCTGTACGCCCTCGGCTCCAACCCGGAGGCCGCCCGCCTCGCCGGCATCCCGGTGCGCAAGCGGATCCTCGCCGCGTACACCTTCTGCGGCGGGCTCGCCGGACTCGCGGGCGCGCTGTACCTGGCCCGGTTCGGCAACGTCGACTCCGGCACCGGCAACGGCTACGAACTCACCGTCGTCAGCGCGGTCGTCGTCGGCGGCGTCGTCTTCACCGGCGGCTCAGGCAGCGTCTACGGCGCCGCCCTCGGCGCGCTGCTGCTGACCTCCATCAACAGCGTGCTGCCCGCCCTCGGCGTCAGCTCCGTCTGGGTGCTCGCCATCAACGGCATCCTGCTCATCCTCGCCATCGCGGTCGACCGGATCGTCGCCCTGCGAGTGGCCACCGCCCTGAAGAAGAGGAACGCCCGCCATGGCTGA
- a CDS encoding sugar ABC transporter ATP-binding protein, protein MTHPSITGPAPVLALRDISKSFGAVRALRDVSLELFPGEVHALAGENGAGKSTLIKTLAGVHRPDAGQVLLDGEPVVFHGPGDARDAGIAVIYQEPTLFPDLSIAENIFMGRQPRRALGRIDHRATHTATLALMRRLGVELDPDRPARGLSIADQQIVEIAKALSFDARVLIMDEPTAALTGSEVARLFGVVRTLREQGAAVLFISHRLEEIFQICRQVTTLRDGARIASEPVEGMTEDDLVRRMVGRDLDELYPKQDVKPGEIALSVRRLTREGVFTDVSFDVRRGEIVGLAGLVGAGRTEVARAVFGIDRWDAGEVSVGGKALTNGAPSTAMASGLALVPEDRRAQGLVMDMSIERNIGLTGLRTTVRAGLMDRGAERSRSLDWAVKLQVKYARIADTVNTLSGGNQQKVVLAKWLATGPKVLIVDEPTRGIDVGTKAEVHRLLSELAADGVAVLMISSDLPEILGMADRVLVMHEGRLTAEIPRSEATEETVMAAATGRAAA, encoded by the coding sequence ATGACCCACCCGTCCATCACGGGTCCGGCCCCGGTTCTGGCGCTCAGGGACATCTCCAAGTCCTTCGGCGCGGTCCGTGCCCTGCGGGACGTCTCCCTGGAGCTGTTCCCCGGAGAGGTGCACGCCCTCGCCGGGGAGAACGGCGCGGGCAAGTCGACCCTGATCAAGACGCTCGCCGGCGTGCACCGGCCCGACGCCGGCCAGGTGCTGCTCGACGGCGAGCCCGTCGTCTTCCACGGCCCCGGCGACGCCCGCGACGCCGGCATCGCCGTGATCTACCAGGAGCCGACCCTCTTCCCCGACCTTTCGATCGCCGAGAACATCTTCATGGGCCGCCAACCGCGACGCGCCCTCGGCCGCATCGACCACAGGGCCACGCACACCGCGACCCTGGCCCTGATGCGGCGCCTCGGCGTCGAACTCGACCCCGACCGGCCCGCGCGCGGCCTGTCCATCGCCGACCAGCAGATCGTCGAGATCGCCAAGGCGCTCTCCTTCGACGCCCGCGTCCTGATCATGGACGAGCCGACCGCCGCCCTCACCGGCAGCGAGGTCGCCCGCCTCTTCGGAGTGGTGCGCACCCTGCGCGAACAGGGCGCCGCCGTCCTGTTCATCTCCCACCGGCTGGAGGAGATCTTCCAGATCTGCCGGCAGGTGACGACCCTGCGCGACGGCGCCCGGATCGCCAGCGAGCCGGTGGAGGGCATGACCGAGGACGACCTCGTGCGCCGGATGGTCGGCCGCGACCTCGACGAGCTGTACCCCAAGCAGGACGTGAAGCCGGGCGAGATCGCCCTGAGCGTGCGCCGGTTGACCCGGGAGGGCGTCTTCACCGACGTCTCCTTCGACGTGCGGCGCGGTGAGATCGTCGGCCTCGCCGGCCTCGTCGGCGCGGGCCGTACCGAAGTCGCGCGGGCCGTGTTCGGCATCGACCGCTGGGACGCCGGAGAGGTGTCCGTCGGCGGCAAGGCCCTCACCAACGGCGCCCCCTCCACCGCCATGGCCTCCGGCCTCGCCCTGGTCCCCGAGGACCGGCGCGCCCAGGGCCTGGTGATGGACATGTCCATCGAACGCAACATCGGCCTCACCGGACTGCGTACGACCGTCAGGGCGGGGCTGATGGACCGCGGCGCCGAACGCAGCCGCTCCCTCGACTGGGCCGTCAAGCTCCAGGTCAAGTACGCGCGGATCGCCGACACGGTCAACACCCTGTCCGGCGGCAACCAGCAGAAGGTCGTCCTCGCCAAGTGGCTCGCCACCGGCCCCAAGGTGCTCATCGTCGACGAACCCACCCGGGGGATCGACGTCGGCACGAAGGCCGAAGTGCACCGGCTGCTCAGTGAGTTGGCCGCCGACGGGGTGGCCGTTCTGATGATCTCCTCCGACCTGCCCGAGATCCTCGGCATGGCCGACCGCGTGCTCGTGATGCACGAGGGCCGCCTGACCGCAGAGATCCCGCGCTCCGAAGCAACCGAGGAAACCGTGATGGCCGCAGCCACCGGGAGGGCAGCCGCATGA
- the rhaI gene encoding L-rhamnose isomerase translates to MTELAAVKAALKTQAVETPSWAYGNSGTRFKVFAQQGVPRTPREKLDDAAKVHEFTGVAPTVALHIPWDRVDDYAALAKHAEERGVRLGAINSNTFQDDDYRLGSICHPDAAVRRKAVGHLLECVDIMDATGSRDLKLWFADGTNYPGQDDIRGRQDRLAEGLAEVYERLGDGQRMLLEYKFFEPAFYATDVPDWGTAYAHCLKLGPKAQVVVDTGHHAPGTNIEFIVATLLREGKLGGFDFNSRFYADDDLMVGAADPFQLFRIMYEVVRGGGFTSDVAFMLDQCHNIEAKIPAIIRSVMNVQEATAKALLVDGVALAEAQAAGDVLGANAVVMDAYNTDVRPLLADVREEMGLDADPMAAYRRSGWAEKIVAERVGGQQAGWGA, encoded by the coding sequence GTGACCGAGCTCGCCGCGGTGAAGGCCGCACTCAAGACCCAGGCCGTCGAAACGCCGTCGTGGGCGTACGGGAACTCGGGGACGCGGTTCAAGGTGTTCGCGCAGCAGGGCGTGCCCCGGACGCCTCGGGAGAAGCTGGACGACGCCGCGAAGGTGCACGAGTTCACCGGCGTCGCGCCGACCGTCGCGCTGCACATCCCCTGGGACAGGGTCGACGACTACGCGGCGCTGGCCAAGCACGCCGAGGAGCGCGGGGTGCGGCTGGGCGCGATCAATTCCAACACCTTCCAGGACGACGACTACAGGCTGGGCAGCATCTGCCATCCGGACGCGGCGGTGCGGCGCAAGGCCGTCGGTCATCTGCTGGAGTGCGTCGACATCATGGACGCGACGGGCTCACGGGATCTGAAGCTGTGGTTCGCGGACGGCACGAACTATCCCGGGCAGGACGACATCCGGGGGCGTCAGGACCGGCTGGCCGAGGGGCTGGCCGAGGTGTACGAGCGGCTCGGGGACGGGCAGCGGATGCTGCTGGAGTACAAGTTCTTCGAGCCGGCCTTCTACGCGACGGACGTGCCGGACTGGGGGACGGCGTACGCGCACTGCCTGAAGCTCGGGCCGAAGGCGCAGGTCGTGGTCGACACCGGGCATCACGCGCCCGGCACCAACATCGAGTTCATCGTCGCCACGCTGCTGCGGGAGGGGAAGCTCGGCGGGTTCGACTTCAACTCGCGGTTCTACGCGGACGACGACCTGATGGTGGGCGCGGCCGATCCCTTCCAGCTGTTCCGGATCATGTACGAGGTCGTGCGCGGGGGTGGGTTCACGTCGGACGTGGCTTTCATGCTCGACCAGTGCCACAACATCGAGGCGAAGATCCCGGCGATCATCCGTTCGGTGATGAATGTGCAGGAGGCCACGGCGAAGGCGTTGCTGGTCGATGGTGTCGCTCTGGCCGAGGCCCAGGCTGCGGGGGATGTGCTCGGGGCGAATGCCGTGGTCATGGACGCGTACAACACGGATGTGCGGCCGCTGCTGGCCGATGTGCGCGAGGAGATGGGCCTCGACGCCGACCCGATGGCTGCGTACCGCCGGTCGGGGTGGGCCGAGAAGATCGTGGCCGAGCGAGTCGGTGGGCAGCAGGCCGGGTGGGGGGCGTAA
- a CDS encoding bifunctional aldolase/short-chain dehydrogenase, which yields MAIHPEAAALLARSQRLGSDPRNTNYAGGNASAKGTDVDPVTGGDVELMWVKGSGGDLGTLTEAGLAVLRLDRMRALVDVYPGVEREDEMVAAFDYCLHGKGGAAPSIDTAMHGLVEAAHVDHLHPDSGIALACAADGEKLTAECFGDTVVWVPWRRPGFQLGLDIAAVKAANPGAVGCVLGGHGITAWGDTSEECERNSLHIIRTAEKFLEERGKVEPFGAVIEGYGALGTPQRRERAAALAPYVRAIASQDKAQVGHFDDSDAVLEFLARAEHPRLAALGTSCPDHFLRTKVRPLVLDLPPTAPLEEAVARLKELHAEYREEYAAYYRRHALPDSPAMRGADPAIVLVPGVGMFSFGKDKQTARVAGEFYVNAINVMRGAEAVSTYAPIEESEKFRIEYWALEEAKLQRMPRPRPLATRVALVTGAGSGIGKAIARRLVAEGTCVVVADLDAENAAAVAEELGGPDKAVAVTVDVTSEEQIADAFQAAVLAFGGVDLVVNNAGISISKPLLETSAKDWDLQHDIMARGSFLVSREAARVMIAQGLGGDIVYIASKNAVFAGPNNIAYSATKADQAHQVRLLAAELGEHGIRVNGVNPDGVVRGSGIFAGGWGAQRAAVYGVEEAKLGEFYAQRTILKREVLPEHVANAVFALTGGDLTHTTGLHIPVDAGVAAAFLR from the coding sequence ATGGCCATCCATCCCGAAGCCGCCGCCCTCCTCGCCCGGTCCCAGCGGCTCGGCTCCGATCCCCGTAACACCAACTACGCCGGTGGGAACGCGTCCGCCAAGGGCACCGACGTCGACCCCGTCACCGGGGGTGATGTGGAGCTGATGTGGGTGAAGGGGTCCGGGGGTGATCTGGGGACGCTCACCGAGGCGGGGCTGGCCGTGTTGCGGCTGGACCGTATGCGGGCGCTCGTGGACGTCTACCCCGGCGTCGAGCGCGAGGACGAGATGGTCGCCGCCTTCGACTACTGCCTGCATGGCAAGGGCGGGGCGGCTCCGTCCATCGACACCGCCATGCACGGGCTCGTGGAGGCGGCGCACGTCGATCATCTGCACCCGGACTCGGGCATCGCGCTGGCCTGTGCCGCCGACGGGGAGAAGCTGACCGCCGAGTGCTTCGGGGACACCGTGGTGTGGGTGCCGTGGCGGCGGCCCGGGTTCCAGCTGGGGCTGGACATCGCCGCCGTGAAGGCCGCCAACCCGGGGGCCGTCGGGTGTGTGCTCGGCGGGCACGGGATCACCGCCTGGGGCGACACCTCCGAGGAGTGCGAGCGCAACTCGCTGCACATCATCCGGACCGCCGAGAAGTTCCTGGAGGAGCGCGGCAAGGTCGAGCCCTTCGGGGCCGTGATCGAGGGGTACGGCGCGCTCGGAACTCCTCAGCGCCGTGAGCGGGCCGCCGCCCTCGCGCCGTACGTCCGTGCCATCGCCTCCCAGGACAAGGCCCAGGTCGGGCACTTCGACGACTCCGACGCCGTCCTGGAGTTCCTGGCGCGGGCCGAGCACCCGCGGCTCGCCGCGCTCGGCACCTCCTGCCCGGACCACTTCCTGCGGACCAAGGTGCGCCCGCTCGTCCTCGACCTGCCGCCCACCGCGCCTCTCGAAGAGGCCGTCGCACGCCTGAAGGAGCTGCATGCCGAGTACCGCGAGGAGTACGCCGCCTACTACCGGCGGCACGCCCTGCCCGACTCCCCCGCCATGCGCGGCGCCGACCCGGCGATCGTCCTCGTCCCGGGTGTCGGCATGTTCAGTTTCGGCAAGGACAAGCAGACCGCACGGGTGGCCGGCGAGTTCTACGTCAACGCCATCAATGTGATGCGGGGCGCCGAGGCCGTCTCCACCTACGCGCCCATCGAGGAGTCCGAGAAGTTCCGGATCGAGTACTGGGCGCTGGAAGAGGCCAAGCTGCAGCGGATGCCGAGGCCCAGGCCGCTGGCGACGCGGGTCGCGCTGGTGACCGGCGCGGGCAGCGGGATCGGGAAGGCCATCGCGCGGCGGCTGGTCGCCGAGGGCACGTGCGTGGTCGTCGCCGATCTCGACGCCGAGAACGCCGCGGCCGTCGCCGAGGAGCTCGGCGGGCCCGACAAGGCCGTCGCCGTGACCGTGGACGTCACCTCCGAGGAGCAGATCGCCGACGCCTTCCAGGCGGCCGTGCTCGCCTTCGGCGGCGTGGACCTGGTGGTGAACAACGCCGGCATCTCCATCTCCAAGCCCCTGCTGGAGACCTCCGCCAAGGACTGGGACCTTCAGCACGACATCATGGCCCGCGGTTCCTTCCTCGTCTCCCGCGAGGCGGCCCGGGTGATGATCGCGCAGGGGCTGGGCGGCGACATCGTCTACATCGCCTCCAAGAACGCCGTTTTCGCCGGGCCCAACAACATCGCCTACTCCGCCACCAAGGCCGACCAGGCCCATCAGGTGCGGCTGCTCGCCGCCGAGCTGGGCGAGCACGGCATCCGCGTCAACGGGGTCAACCCGGACGGTGTCGTGCGCGGGTCGGGGATCTTCGCCGGCGGGTGGGGTGCTCAGCGTGCCGCCGTGTACGGGGTCGAGGAGGCGAAGCTCGGTGAGTTCTACGCCCAGCGGACCATCCTCAAGCGCGAGGTACTGCCCGAGCATGTCGCGAACGCCGTCTTCGCCCTCACCGGCGGGGACCTGACGCACACCACCGGGCTGCACATCCCGGTCGACGCCGGCGTCGCGGCCGCGTTCCTGCGATGA